A genomic segment from Nitrospirota bacterium encodes:
- a CDS encoding P-II family nitrogen regulator, protein MKMIKAIIRPEKEGDVLRQLELEGIYGMTKMDVLGRGKQRGIQVGNTLYEELSKLMLVIVVSNDECQKAIDAISKAAFTGNYGDGKIFISPMEEVYTIRTGESQK, encoded by the coding sequence ATGAAAATGATTAAAGCGATCATAAGGCCCGAAAAAGAGGGGGATGTTTTGCGCCAGCTGGAACTGGAAGGGATTTACGGAATGACGAAAATGGATGTGCTGGGAAGAGGTAAACAGCGTGGGATCCAGGTTGGGAACACCCTCTATGAAGAACTTTCCAAACTGATGCTGGTGATCGTGGTGTCGAACGACGAGTGCCAAAAAGCGATTGATGCAATCTCCAAGGCTGCGTTTACGGGCAATTACGGTGATGGGAAGATTTTCATCTCTCCTATGGAGGAGGTTTATACGATACGAACAGGGGAAAGCCAGAAATGA
- a CDS encoding P-II family nitrogen regulator, whose protein sequence is MKEIIAVIRPSQAFITKKNLQSDGFPAYTSMRVLGRSRQRGLRYAPRSFFFWRRHGDKVEVQFVPKLYISLIVADRDVSLVVQSLIRSNQSGKIGDGKIFVLPVEEALQIRNQFTGDRCLQ, encoded by the coding sequence ATGAAAGAGATCATTGCCGTCATTAGACCTTCCCAGGCGTTTATAACAAAAAAAAATCTTCAGTCAGATGGTTTTCCAGCCTATACCAGCATGCGGGTTTTGGGAAGAAGCCGGCAGAGGGGACTTCGCTATGCTCCGCGAAGTTTTTTTTTCTGGAGGCGCCATGGAGACAAGGTCGAAGTTCAGTTTGTTCCCAAGTTATATATCTCGCTGATTGTTGCAGACCGCGACGTTTCTTTGGTCGTTCAGAGCCTGATCCGTTCGAATCAGAGCGGAAAAATAGGGGATGGAAAAATATTTGTGCTTCCTGTTGAAGAAGCACTTCAAATTAGAAACCAATTTACAGGTGACAGGTGTCTCCAATGA
- a CDS encoding PAS domain S-box protein, whose product MARLKPNLNEHMKEILDDPYYLYTLGTKENIRITLFSREKTVLADSTRILKNGASLDLLESVSQKWESLWKGEPVYDSFQEGEKIVSFYFDLMPPSGAFPAVGVRLTRESPLEGRSGGETTLFFLKLFGGVVLLTLGLNVYRLLKELFNKETFFEEKKVKDSNPVMYAFQGLISELKEKEQELEKLKQQAETRAVRIETFQEAILRSISSGVITFNKDKIITSFNESAEKIFGISNKSALGKSGAEVFGQESKMVTMLSKTIEEPGPIARAEMEVLKGGNQERIWIGVSSSLLTGSQGEFIGTTFILTDITEIKVLQEQVELQKRLTVLGEMSAGIAHEFRNFMGTIFGYVRLLGKKVEKNPAENQMIEAIIAELKSMDHLIHELLSFGKKTPVNKGKVMLEPFFTKLISQIRSRHTGRLPEIRYEFDDPALSIHSDEILIRQAFLNLIQNAFEAMPDGGILILKAKVNPVEKNSMVLIQVQDNGSGIAKEHLEKIFVPFFTLKEKGTGLGLAIVHKIILSHGGRIRVESEPGKGTLFQIYLPAEPIS is encoded by the coding sequence TTGGCAAGATTGAAACCCAACTTGAATGAACATATGAAAGAGATCCTGGACGACCCTTATTACCTGTATACCCTTGGAACAAAAGAAAATATTCGAATTACCCTGTTCAGCAGGGAAAAGACCGTTCTGGCAGATTCGACACGAATTTTAAAAAACGGGGCATCATTGGATCTTCTGGAATCGGTATCCCAAAAATGGGAGTCTCTCTGGAAGGGAGAGCCCGTTTATGATTCATTCCAGGAGGGCGAGAAAATTGTCTCTTTCTATTTTGATCTGATGCCGCCTTCAGGAGCCTTTCCCGCAGTGGGAGTCCGGTTGACGAGAGAGAGTCCTCTGGAAGGAAGGAGTGGAGGGGAAACGACTCTCTTTTTCTTGAAACTATTTGGCGGGGTCGTCCTCCTGACTCTCGGACTCAATGTTTACCGTTTGCTGAAAGAACTATTCAACAAGGAGACATTTTTCGAGGAAAAGAAGGTAAAAGACTCCAATCCCGTGATGTATGCTTTTCAGGGACTGATTTCAGAGTTGAAAGAAAAAGAGCAGGAACTTGAAAAATTAAAACAACAGGCGGAAACGCGGGCGGTCCGAATAGAGACTTTTCAGGAAGCGATTCTGCGCAGCATCAGTAGTGGCGTCATTACCTTTAATAAAGACAAAATCATCACCAGTTTTAATGAGTCGGCAGAAAAAATCTTTGGAATTTCGAACAAAAGCGCGCTGGGAAAGTCTGGCGCAGAGGTTTTTGGACAAGAGAGTAAAATGGTGACGATGCTCAGCAAAACGATTGAGGAACCCGGACCCATTGCCCGAGCCGAAATGGAAGTACTCAAAGGAGGCAATCAGGAAAGGATCTGGATCGGAGTCAGCTCTTCTCTCTTAACGGGTTCTCAGGGAGAGTTTATTGGAACAACTTTTATTTTAACCGATATTACAGAGATAAAGGTTCTCCAGGAGCAGGTCGAACTTCAAAAAAGGTTAACCGTACTGGGTGAGATGTCAGCCGGGATCGCACATGAATTCAGAAATTTTATGGGAACGATATTCGGTTATGTCCGTCTGCTCGGAAAAAAGGTAGAAAAAAATCCCGCTGAAAATCAGATGATCGAGGCAATCATTGCGGAATTGAAATCCATGGATCATTTGATTCATGAATTGCTCAGTTTTGGCAAGAAGACTCCGGTCAACAAGGGAAAAGTCATGCTTGAACCTTTCTTTACCAAGCTGATCTCTCAAATCCGTTCACGCCACACAGGCCGATTACCCGAAATCCGATATGAGTTCGATGATCCGGCTCTTTCAATTCATTCTGATGAAATCCTTATCCGCCAGGCATTCTTAAATTTGATACAAAATGCGTTTGAAGCGATGCCCGACGGCGGGATCCTGATTTTGAAAGCCAAGGTGAATCCGGTTGAAAAAAATTCGATGGTCCTGATCCAGGTTCAGGACAACGGATCGGGAATTGCCAAGGAGCACCTTGAGAAGATTTTTGTCCCATTTTTTACGTTGAAAGAAAAGGGAACCGGCTTGGGATTGGCGATTGTGCACAAAATAATCCTTTCCCATGGGGGACGAATCCGGGTGGAGAGCGAACCGGGCAAAGGAACTCTTTTCCAAATCTACCTTCCTGCAGAGCCAATTTCTTAA